A genomic window from Triplophysa dalaica isolate WHDGS20190420 chromosome 24, ASM1584641v1, whole genome shotgun sequence includes:
- the tmem60 gene encoding transmembrane protein 60, with product MNMSLAQRVLLTWIFTLIFLIMLVLKLDEKIHWNWFLIFLPVWTFDVILLLMLIVKMAGRCKPGFDPRNGAENLKKRLWYLVAMLLKLAFCLTLCAKLEKMMDVLVSSVCVPLWALLIGAMVELGFNVFHFRRD from the coding sequence ATGAACATGTCCCTCGCCCAGAGAGTTCTCCTGACATGGATCTTCACGCTGATCTTCCTCATTATGCTGGTCCTCAAGCTGGACGAGAAAATCCATTGGAACTGGTTCCTCATCTTCCTTCCTGTTTGGACCTTTGATGTCATTCTCCTCCTCATGCTCATTGTCAAAATGGCAGGCCGATGCAAACCAGGTTTCGACCCTCGCAACGGTGCGGAGAACTTGAAGAAGCGCTTGTGGTACCTTGTGGCCATGCTTCTTAAACTGGCGTTCTGTCTGACACTGTGTGCGAAACTAGAGAAAATGATGGACGTGTTGGTGAGCTCGGTGTGTGTACCTCTCTGGGCATTGCTGATAGGAGCCATGGTGGAGCTGGGGTTCAATGTTTTCCACTTCAGAAGAGACTGA